One genomic window of Phycisphaeraceae bacterium includes the following:
- a CDS encoding TIGR02206 family membrane protein, giving the protein MCTVIAITGVVWIGWKTARASARPERADPPGRLLGALALAYWIALIAWWLIPSRFDPSRSLPLHYCDVAGLVAAAALLTGRRWVTSLLYFWAIPLCTQAFVTPVVRLGPAFAEFWIFWESHTLIVGSAVYAVVVRGFRPEFRDLRTAWLISVAYAAAIFTLDAFTGWNYAYLGPGAEGAGTLVDVLGPWPARAAVIVLIASAAMVLAWVPWWMFTGPGTPSLER; this is encoded by the coding sequence GTGTGCACAGTGATCGCCATCACGGGCGTCGTGTGGATCGGATGGAAGACGGCGCGGGCGTCCGCTCGCCCCGAGCGCGCGGACCCCCCCGGCCGCCTTCTGGGCGCGCTGGCACTGGCGTACTGGATCGCGCTGATCGCGTGGTGGCTCATCCCCTCGCGGTTCGATCCAAGCCGGTCGCTGCCGCTGCACTACTGCGATGTCGCGGGGCTGGTGGCCGCGGCAGCGCTGCTCACCGGGCGAAGATGGGTCACCTCGCTGCTGTACTTCTGGGCCATCCCCCTGTGCACGCAGGCGTTCGTGACGCCCGTGGTACGCCTGGGCCCCGCATTCGCGGAGTTCTGGATCTTCTGGGAAAGCCACACGCTGATCGTCGGCTCGGCCGTCTACGCGGTCGTCGTGCGCGGCTTCCGGCCGGAGTTCAGGGACCTGCGGACCGCATGGCTCATCAGCGTCGCCTACGCAGCCGCGATCTTCACGCTCGATGCGTTCACGGGATGGAACTACGCGTACCTCGGTCCGGGGGCAGAGGGCGCAGGGACGCTCGTGGACGTCCTCGGACCCTGGCCGGCACGGGCCGCCGTGATCGTGCTGATCGCGTCGGCCGCCATGGTGCTGGCATGGGTTCCCTGGTGGATGTTCACGGGGCCCGGGACGCCGAGCCTGGAACGCTAG
- a CDS encoding undecaprenyl/decaprenyl-phosphate alpha-N-acetylglucosaminyl 1-phosphate transferase: MIALCMLLAGIAFVIALPMTLLARSLGRRLNAMDSPGVAGQVKMSPRRVPNTGGIGLFWGVAAPFLGIIALAKLGEAGFITRMVPELARHLPGLVESSGHALVLLGGLLVLHVMGLVDDRRPMGPWVKLGVMVGVSLAVIIETKTRLLTLLDGPAHGPWASYAVTVIWFVVVTNAMNFLDNMDGLSAGVGAIASGFFLTAALVNEQWFVAAALAVLLGSLLGFLWFNFPRRGGATIFMGDGGSLVLGFLLAFLTARTTYYSPKLGGGWYAVFMPLVVLAIPLYDFVTVTAIRLSKGRSPFVGDLNHLSHRLVRRGLSRRDAVLVIYALTAVTAIGGVSLGGLSGWQAVLVAVQTLLVLAVIALVEWASAKQAGEPNGDGR; this comes from the coding sequence ATGATCGCACTGTGCATGCTGCTGGCCGGGATCGCCTTCGTGATCGCCTTGCCGATGACGCTGCTCGCTCGTTCCCTCGGCCGGCGGCTCAACGCGATGGACTCGCCCGGCGTCGCCGGACAGGTGAAGATGTCGCCGCGGCGCGTACCGAACACCGGCGGGATCGGACTGTTCTGGGGCGTGGCGGCCCCATTCCTGGGAATCATCGCTCTTGCAAAGCTGGGCGAGGCGGGCTTCATCACCAGGATGGTGCCGGAACTCGCCAGGCACCTCCCCGGGCTGGTGGAATCCTCCGGGCACGCGCTCGTGCTGCTCGGGGGACTGCTCGTGCTCCACGTGATGGGTCTGGTCGACGACCGCCGCCCGATGGGGCCGTGGGTGAAGCTGGGCGTCATGGTCGGCGTGTCGCTCGCGGTCATCATCGAGACCAAGACGCGGCTGCTGACGCTCCTGGACGGCCCCGCTCACGGACCGTGGGCGTCGTACGCCGTAACGGTGATCTGGTTTGTCGTGGTGACGAACGCGATGAACTTCCTGGACAACATGGACGGCCTGTCGGCTGGCGTCGGCGCCATTGCGTCCGGGTTCTTCCTGACGGCGGCCCTCGTCAACGAGCAGTGGTTCGTAGCCGCGGCGCTGGCGGTGCTGCTGGGATCGTTGCTCGGGTTCTTGTGGTTCAACTTCCCCAGACGCGGCGGAGCGACAATCTTCATGGGCGACGGGGGATCCCTGGTCTTGGGGTTCCTGCTCGCATTCCTGACCGCTCGAACAACCTACTACTCGCCCAAACTCGGCGGCGGGTGGTACGCGGTGTTCATGCCGCTCGTCGTGCTGGCGATCCCGCTCTACGACTTCGTGACGGTGACGGCCATCCGCCTCTCAAAGGGCCGCTCGCCCTTTGTCGGAGATCTCAACCACCTGTCGCACCGGCTTGTGCGCCGCGGCCTGTCCCGGCGCGACGCCGTGCTGGTGATCTATGCCCTGACCGCGGTCACCGCCATCGGGGGAGTCTCATTGGGAGGGCTGAGCGGCTGGCAGGCCGTGCTCGTGGCCGTCCAGACCCTGCTCGTGCTGGCCGTGATCGCTCTGGTGGAGTGGGCGAGCGCGAAGCAGGCCGGCGAGCCCAACGGTGACGGCCGATGA
- a CDS encoding O-antigen ligase family protein, whose amino-acid sequence MSASAPPSPASDTAAACLKWVSLALMLGCITARALVVTSELPYWDLDPLRFVVPMTGIGPAGSMWFDTAIIGGAALALLGVGLARERVHGWMLLAAGAGIVPALWHGFLTHGPALQDQRIGMAWVAAICSGVAVAHLCRDERLRRVTAAVLLGVVAALAVRGLQQWFIEHPATVADFRRNRRQILEGHGWAESSASALSYERRLLQREATGWFALANVYATLAATAAVAFTGLVALTWRTAPGHRSVLLVLAGLAGSLLGVVLAGSKGGYAGLLAGLAVLVLLVAVCGRSGSGPPSGRSRLRRLVPCIAVFAFLAPLAGLITRGQFAGWTGEKSLLFRWFYLEAAAKIVWEHLPLGVGPDGFQGAYLLAKPPLSPEDVRSPHAIMLDWVATLGIGGLAWCGLAVWWLWSGLRRAAESSDSGAIHANNSGRAEWRFIGLVVAGATIACVAIDRMLLTPDMAAVRIVMMGLWIAVAVGVALRSAEKALAVSLAAAGVTLGLLIQIDVAASWPASCALVTAVLASSAMSWRHRVAPARPAGGIVAAVIMLVLAGFVAVHGALPATHWTSHLRTAARFVAPATEFSQRWDEAAAKTSPADRDAALRALAADVAALTGSPMATDAQSLRLALDSVYTKSLADAFDELLAAGAIEPGEWRTRREASRLAIAIAARLVQVGDAREGALWLEKAVRVATPEDAATARTAMLTWLAVVLETAHDLNHLDQARERAAAALESALARDPYNLEAANRLAHVYDRLGDNAKRGSWARRALELDGQTVLDPGIRGLRENDRTDLRRWAAEP is encoded by the coding sequence ATGAGCGCATCCGCTCCACCGTCACCGGCCTCGGATACCGCGGCAGCGTGCCTTAAGTGGGTGTCCTTGGCCCTCATGCTCGGGTGCATAACGGCTCGGGCACTCGTGGTCACGAGCGAACTGCCCTACTGGGACCTGGACCCGCTCCGGTTCGTGGTGCCGATGACCGGGATCGGCCCGGCGGGATCGATGTGGTTCGACACAGCGATCATCGGCGGCGCGGCGCTGGCGCTGCTCGGGGTCGGGCTGGCACGGGAGCGTGTTCATGGCTGGATGCTCCTCGCGGCGGGAGCTGGGATCGTTCCGGCGCTCTGGCATGGATTCCTCACGCACGGTCCGGCGCTTCAGGATCAGCGCATCGGCATGGCATGGGTCGCGGCAATCTGCTCGGGCGTAGCGGTGGCCCACTTGTGCCGCGATGAACGCCTGCGACGGGTGACCGCGGCCGTGCTGCTGGGCGTGGTGGCGGCACTGGCAGTAAGGGGACTGCAGCAGTGGTTCATCGAGCACCCTGCGACCGTCGCGGACTTCCGGCGCAACCGCCGGCAAATCCTGGAGGGTCATGGCTGGGCGGAATCCTCCGCCAGCGCTCTGTCCTACGAGCGGCGCCTTCTGCAGCGCGAAGCGACCGGGTGGTTTGCCCTGGCGAACGTGTACGCGACCCTCGCCGCGACGGCGGCGGTAGCCTTCACCGGGCTTGTAGCGCTGACGTGGCGGACAGCACCGGGGCACCGGAGCGTCCTGCTGGTCTTGGCCGGGCTCGCCGGGTCGCTGCTCGGCGTCGTACTCGCCGGTTCGAAGGGCGGGTACGCAGGGCTGCTCGCCGGCCTCGCCGTCCTCGTCCTCCTGGTGGCGGTGTGCGGACGCAGCGGGAGCGGGCCGCCCTCCGGCCGCTCGCGGCTGCGGCGTCTCGTCCCGTGTATCGCCGTGTTCGCCTTCCTGGCGCCGCTGGCCGGGCTGATCACGCGCGGGCAGTTCGCTGGCTGGACCGGGGAAAAGAGCCTCCTGTTCCGGTGGTTCTACCTCGAGGCCGCGGCGAAGATCGTTTGGGAGCACCTGCCGCTCGGGGTGGGCCCCGATGGATTCCAGGGCGCGTACCTGCTCGCCAAGCCGCCGCTCTCGCCCGAGGACGTGCGGAGCCCGCACGCGATCATGCTTGATTGGGTCGCGACGCTGGGCATCGGGGGCCTGGCCTGGTGCGGTCTCGCCGTGTGGTGGCTGTGGTCGGGCCTGCGCCGCGCCGCCGAGAGCAGCGATTCCGGCGCCATCCACGCCAACAACTCAGGCCGAGCGGAGTGGCGCTTCATCGGGCTCGTCGTCGCCGGGGCGACCATCGCCTGCGTGGCGATCGATCGGATGCTCCTGACGCCCGACATGGCGGCGGTGCGGATCGTCATGATGGGACTGTGGATCGCCGTGGCTGTCGGCGTCGCGTTGCGGAGCGCCGAGAAAGCCCTCGCGGTCTCGCTCGCCGCGGCCGGGGTGACGCTCGGCCTGCTCATCCAGATCGATGTCGCTGCAAGCTGGCCCGCGTCCTGCGCCCTGGTGACGGCAGTCCTCGCCTCAAGCGCGATGTCCTGGCGACATCGCGTCGCGCCCGCGCGCCCCGCCGGGGGAATCGTGGCGGCGGTGATCATGCTGGTCCTGGCCGGGTTCGTCGCCGTACACGGCGCGCTTCCAGCGACACACTGGACCTCCCACCTCCGCACCGCGGCGAGATTCGTCGCGCCGGCGACCGAGTTCAGCCAGCGATGGGACGAGGCCGCCGCGAAGACGTCCCCTGCCGACCGGGATGCAGCGCTCCGGGCGCTCGCCGCGGACGTCGCCGCCCTTACCGGCTCTCCGATGGCGACCGACGCCCAGTCGCTCCGGCTGGCGTTGGACAGTGTCTACACCAAGTCGCTCGCCGACGCCTTCGATGAACTCCTCGCCGCGGGCGCGATCGAGCCGGGGGAGTGGCGTACGCGCCGCGAAGCGTCGCGCTTGGCGATAGCGATCGCGGCGCGCCTGGTGCAGGTTGGAGACGCCCGCGAGGGCGCCCTGTGGCTCGAGAAGGCGGTTCGTGTCGCCACCCCCGAGGACGCCGCGACCGCCCGGACCGCGATGCTGACCTGGCTGGCCGTCGTGCTCGAAACGGCCCACGACCTGAACCACCTGGACCAGGCCCGTGAACGCGCCGCGGCGGCCCTGGAGTCAGCGCTCGCCCGCGACCCGTACAACCTGGAGGCTGCGAACCGGCTGGCCCACGTCTACGACCGCCTTGGCGACAACGCCAAACGCGGCTCCTGGGCACGGCGGGCGCTCGAACTCGACGGACAGACCGTCCTGGATCCCGGCATCCGTGGGCTCCGCGAGAACGACCGAACAGATCTCCGACGGTGGGCCGCCGAACCTTGA
- the fusA gene encoding elongation factor G has translation MATELSHIRNIGICAHIDAGKTTVSERILYYTGKNYKMGEVHEGTATMDFLQDEQERGITIQAAATTCPWTKGGVDYKINLIDTPGHVDFTIEVERSLRVLDGAVAVFDGKEGVEAQSETVWRQADRYHVPRLCFVNKMDKLGADFDFSFNTIKERLGANAIAIQYPIGKGNQLEGIIDLITMRAFYYDADEKGAVITEKDIPEEWLDTAKKWHHILVEKASEQDEALTEKYLTDESSVTADEIRAALRKGTIAEKCFPVLCGAALRNIGVQKVLDAVVDFLPAPDEVPEVQGVDPRDKDRKLTRPHDDKAPFSALVFKVVSDLHGDLTYLRVYSGTLKKGDRVVNPGNGKREIASRMFEMHANNRLPIDEITTGSIVAIVGIKDSYTGDTLCDPENEILLERMTFPEPVISMSIEPKTSDDKRKLSEALQVIRREDPSFRSHFDEETGQTIISGMGELHLDIIKTKLVRDMKIGVDVGKPRVSYRETITKKAEYIRGKFVKQTGGRGQFGDATVTIEPFTAAQAQAEELDFEDNLAFENKIVGGAIPKEFIPSVEYGVRQTAKTGCFAGYPMINVRVLLVDGSYHAVDSSQVAFEQAGRLALQEAVKAAGPVLLEPIMKVVITCPDDYLGNVTGDVSSRRGMIVDTEDRGNVKMITAEVPLSEMFGYTTALRGMSQGRASNTMEFLEYRQMPTNLMKEVIEKD, from the coding sequence ATGGCCACCGAACTCAGCCACATCCGCAACATCGGCATCTGCGCCCACATCGACGCGGGCAAGACCACGGTCTCTGAACGCATCCTGTACTACACGGGCAAGAACTACAAGATGGGCGAGGTCCACGAGGGCACCGCCACCATGGACTTCCTGCAGGACGAGCAGGAGCGCGGCATCACCATCCAGGCCGCCGCGACGACCTGCCCCTGGACCAAGGGCGGCGTCGACTACAAGATCAACCTCATCGATACCCCCGGACACGTCGACTTCACCATCGAGGTGGAGCGCTCGCTGCGCGTGCTCGACGGCGCCGTCGCGGTGTTCGACGGCAAGGAAGGCGTCGAGGCGCAGTCCGAGACCGTGTGGCGTCAGGCCGACCGCTACCACGTCCCCCGCCTCTGCTTCGTGAACAAGATGGACAAGCTCGGGGCCGACTTCGACTTCTCCTTCAACACGATCAAGGAGCGGCTGGGCGCCAACGCCATCGCGATCCAGTACCCCATCGGCAAGGGCAACCAGCTCGAAGGCATCATCGACCTGATCACTATGCGAGCCTTCTACTACGACGCCGACGAGAAGGGCGCCGTCATCACCGAGAAGGACATCCCCGAAGAGTGGCTGGACACCGCCAAGAAGTGGCACCACATCCTGGTCGAGAAGGCCTCCGAGCAGGACGAAGCCCTCACCGAGAAGTACCTGACGGACGAGTCCTCCGTCACCGCCGACGAGATCCGCGCGGCCCTCCGCAAGGGCACGATCGCCGAGAAGTGCTTCCCCGTCCTCTGCGGCGCCGCCCTTCGAAACATCGGCGTGCAGAAGGTCCTCGATGCCGTCGTCGATTTCCTCCCCGCGCCCGACGAGGTGCCCGAGGTCCAGGGCGTCGACCCCCGCGACAAGGACAGGAAGCTCACCCGCCCGCACGACGACAAGGCCCCCTTCTCCGCCCTCGTCTTCAAGGTCGTCTCCGACCTGCACGGCGACCTCACCTACCTCCGCGTCTACTCCGGCACGCTCAAGAAGGGCGACCGCGTCGTCAACCCCGGCAACGGCAAGCGAGAGATCGCCTCCCGCATGTTCGAGATGCACGCCAACAACCGCCTGCCGATCGACGAGATCACCACCGGCAGCATCGTGGCGATCGTCGGCATCAAGGACTCCTACACCGGCGACACCCTGTGCGACCCCGAGAACGAGATCCTGCTCGAACGCATGACCTTCCCCGAGCCCGTCATCTCGATGTCCATCGAGCCCAAGACCTCCGACGACAAGCGCAAGCTCTCCGAGGCCCTCCAGGTCATCCGCCGCGAGGACCCCTCCTTCCGCTCCCACTTTGATGAAGAGACCGGCCAGACCATCATCTCCGGCATGGGCGAGCTCCACCTCGACATCATCAAGACCAAGCTCGTCCGCGATATGAAGATCGGCGTCGACGTCGGCAAGCCCCGCGTCTCCTACCGCGAGACCATCACCAAGAAGGCCGAGTACATCCGCGGCAAGTTCGTCAAGCAGACCGGCGGTCGCGGCCAGTTCGGCGATGCCACCGTCACCATCGAGCCCTTCACCGCCGCCCAGGCCCAGGCCGAGGAGCTTGATTTCGAGGACAACCTCGCCTTCGAGAACAAGATCGTCGGCGGCGCCATCCCGAAGGAGTTCATCCCCTCCGTCGAGTACGGAGTCCGCCAGACCGCCAAGACGGGCTGCTTCGCCGGCTACCCCATGATCAACGTCCGCGTCCTGCTCGTCGACGGCTCGTACCACGCGGTCGACTCGTCCCAGGTCGCCTTCGAGCAGGCCGGCCGCCTCGCCCTCCAGGAGGCCGTCAAGGCCGCCGGCCCCGTCCTCCTCGAGCCCATCATGAAGGTCGTCATCACCTGCCCCGACGACTACCTCGGCAACGTCACCGGCGACGTCTCCTCCCGCCGCGGGATGATCGTCGACACCGAGGACCGCGGCAACGTCAAGATGATCACCGCCGAGGTCCCCCTCTCCGAGATGTTCGGCTACACCACCGCCCTCCGCGGCATGTCCCAGGGCCGCGCCTCCAACACGATGGAGTTCCTCGAGTACCGCCAGATGCCGACCAACCTGATGAAGGAAGTCATCGAGAAGGACTGA